A portion of the Nitrospira defluvii genome contains these proteins:
- a CDS encoding WD40/YVTN/BNR-like repeat-containing protein, giving the protein MKRLLALLLLAGLFLGGCGGSDPVVVIQVHPTNPDILYIATNDYIYKSRDGGKTWTNLSKGMSHSRVIAMGIDPLYPATVYAGTKGDAVYKSYDGGQRWTSIRAGLDDATISSVVNQFVFDPNDDMHIFLATTMGVFESKNAGERWVKKMDGMKEVLMVVTLGLDPSRPSVMYAGTSGGVYKTTDQGMHWMQVNAGLVPEGMVKTSRALGVTSVQVDPFAPDTVYAATLAGLYKTTDGAASWVRIGESLQDQMIVAMVLDRARAGVIYLAGRDGIHRSEDGGRSWVPLNEGLTTTNIRSLAQSAIDAQVFYAGTNGSGLYKSLDGGAHWEALPSVFPKE; this is encoded by the coding sequence ATGAAACGACTCCTCGCTCTCCTTTTGCTCGCCGGGCTTTTTCTCGGCGGCTGTGGCGGCAGTGATCCTGTCGTCGTCATTCAGGTGCATCCTACCAACCCCGACATTCTCTACATCGCCACCAACGATTACATCTATAAATCCCGTGATGGGGGCAAGACCTGGACCAATCTGTCGAAAGGCATGAGCCACTCGCGGGTGATCGCGATGGGGATCGACCCGCTGTATCCCGCCACAGTGTATGCCGGCACAAAAGGCGACGCCGTGTATAAGAGTTATGACGGCGGCCAGCGCTGGACATCGATTCGCGCCGGCCTGGATGACGCCACCATCTCGTCCGTCGTCAACCAGTTCGTCTTTGATCCCAACGACGATATGCACATCTTTCTGGCCACCACGATGGGGGTCTTCGAATCGAAGAATGCGGGCGAACGCTGGGTCAAAAAAATGGATGGCATGAAGGAGGTGCTGATGGTCGTCACGTTGGGGCTAGATCCTTCGCGCCCGTCAGTGATGTATGCCGGCACGAGCGGCGGTGTGTACAAGACGACGGATCAAGGGATGCATTGGATGCAAGTGAACGCAGGGCTTGTTCCCGAGGGGATGGTGAAGACGTCGCGTGCCTTGGGCGTGACGTCAGTCCAGGTCGACCCGTTCGCGCCCGACACGGTGTATGCTGCCACGCTGGCCGGACTCTATAAGACCACCGATGGCGCAGCATCCTGGGTGCGTATCGGCGAGTCGTTACAGGATCAGATGATTGTGGCTATGGTGCTCGATCGTGCTCGCGCGGGCGTCATTTATCTGGCCGGGCGGGATGGCATTCACCGAAGTGAGGACGGAGGCAGGAGTTGGGTGCCTTTGAATGAAGGACTCACGACCACGAACATCCGGTCGCTTGCGCAGAGTGCCATTGATGCTCAGGTGTTCTATGCCGGCACCAACGGCAGCGGCTTGTATAAAAGTCTCGATGGGGGAGCGCATTGGGAAGCGTTGCCCTCGGTGTTTCCGAAGGAATAG
- a CDS encoding cell division protein FtsL: MKAVAFAAVTSLVLLFVWERVDIVRLGYHIERLKAQKVLLERERDELQVKLSGLTAPERIARLASDKLGMMQPEKGQVVVVNIEPEAPANPIAAEGEVRIARNMVPRRVR, encoded by the coding sequence ATGAAAGCCGTCGCGTTTGCCGCGGTCACGTCGCTGGTTTTGCTCTTTGTGTGGGAGCGGGTGGATATCGTCCGCCTCGGCTACCACATCGAACGGCTGAAGGCGCAGAAGGTCTTGCTGGAGCGTGAGCGTGATGAACTCCAGGTCAAACTGTCTGGACTGACCGCTCCCGAGCGGATCGCACGACTTGCGAGCGACAAGCTGGGAATGATGCAGCCGGAAAAGGGGCAGGTCGTCGTCGTCAATATCGAGCCGGAAGCACCAGCGAACCCGATCGCGGCGGAGGGTGAGGTGAGGATCGCGAGGAACATGGTTCCCCGGAGAGTGCGGTAG
- the rsmH gene encoding 16S rRNA (cytosine(1402)-N(4))-methyltransferase RsmH → MNSARESHEPVLVDEIVFWLQCKPGGVYVDCTLGYAGLATRILERTAPNGILIGIDRDATALSESRSRLQDLLPRVHLRHANFSELKAVVADSGFSQVDGVIFDLGVSSPQLDRPERGFSFREDGPLDMRMDQREGRTAADLVRDLPESELADLIYQLGEERYSRRIARAIVQARMQGAIRTTGELTAVVERAVPASYRHGRIHCATRTFQALRIAVNRELDVLEPALRDAVDLLVPGGRVCAISFHSLEDRVVKHTFRAMANEPESSVTVLTKKPVVASDDERHHNPRSRSAKLRVVERIAKESMP, encoded by the coding sequence ATGAATTCTGCTCGCGAATCCCATGAGCCGGTTTTAGTCGACGAGATCGTGTTCTGGCTGCAGTGCAAACCAGGTGGAGTTTACGTGGACTGCACTCTTGGATATGCAGGGCTCGCTACTCGGATCCTCGAACGCACCGCTCCAAATGGCATTCTCATCGGGATTGATCGCGATGCGACGGCGCTTTCGGAATCGCGTTCGCGTTTGCAGGATCTGCTGCCTCGCGTGCATCTCCGCCACGCAAATTTCTCGGAGCTCAAAGCCGTGGTTGCCGACAGCGGATTCTCGCAGGTGGACGGCGTGATCTTCGATCTGGGCGTGTCCTCACCGCAACTCGATCGTCCGGAACGGGGGTTCAGCTTCAGAGAGGACGGTCCTTTGGATATGCGCATGGATCAGCGGGAGGGGCGAACCGCCGCGGACCTTGTGCGCGATCTGCCGGAGAGTGAGTTGGCCGATCTCATCTATCAGCTCGGTGAGGAGCGGTATTCGCGCAGAATCGCTCGCGCGATCGTGCAGGCCAGGATGCAGGGCGCGATCCGCACCACGGGGGAATTAACGGCGGTGGTCGAGCGGGCTGTACCTGCCTCGTACCGGCATGGACGAATTCATTGCGCGACCCGGACATTCCAGGCGCTGCGAATCGCGGTGAACCGCGAATTGGACGTGCTTGAGCCGGCGCTTCGCGATGCAGTCGATCTTCTGGTGCCGGGCGGCCGGGTGTGCGCCATCTCGTTTCATTCGCTTGAGGACAGGGTCGTCAAGCATACGTTTCGCGCGATGGCGAATGAGCCTGAATCGTCAGTGACCGTGTTGACGAAAAAGCCGGTTGTCGCTTCGGATGACGAACGTCACCATAACCCGCGTTCGCGCAGTGCAAAACTGCGTGTCGTGGAACGGATTGCCAAGGAGTCTATGCCATGA
- a CDS encoding YajQ family cyclic di-GMP-binding protein — protein sequence MADQSSFDVVSEVNMQEMKNVVDQATKEIKQRFDFKDSKTELTLKEKEKELVVLSDDEYKLNAVNEIIKSKCVKRGVSLKAFDYGKIEEALGATVRQTIKIQSGISSEKAKEITKAVKDSKLKVQAQIQGEQVRVISKSKDELQAAITFLKGKDFGIDLQFTNYR from the coding sequence GTGGCTGACCAATCATCGTTTGATGTGGTGTCGGAAGTAAACATGCAGGAAATGAAAAACGTCGTTGACCAGGCGACGAAGGAGATCAAACAGCGGTTCGATTTCAAGGATTCCAAGACCGAGTTGACGTTGAAGGAAAAAGAGAAAGAATTGGTGGTGTTGTCCGACGACGAGTACAAACTCAACGCGGTGAACGAGATCATCAAGAGCAAATGTGTGAAACGCGGCGTGTCGCTGAAGGCGTTTGACTACGGCAAGATCGAGGAGGCGCTCGGCGCCACCGTTCGGCAAACCATCAAAATTCAGAGCGGCATCTCTTCTGAGAAGGCGAAGGAGATTACCAAGGCCGTCAAGGACTCGAAGCTGAAAGTTCAGGCGCAAATCCAAGGCGAGCAGGTGCGTGTGATCAGCAAGAGCAAGGATGAATTGCAGGCGGCGATTACGTTTTTGAAGGGGAAGGATTTTGGGATTGATCTGCAATTTACCAACTACCGCTAA
- the asnS gene encoding asparagine--tRNA ligase, which yields MPVIYIEEASAHAGQAVTIRGWLRSRRDKGKLHFLILRDGTGEIQAVVSKGTVGEEQFARSAELTQESSVVVSGTLRQDARAPGGYELDVSGLEVLQVAEPFPIQPKEHGTGFLMEHRHLWLRSSRQHAVLRIRHEIIRACRNFFDDRGFTLVDAPIFTPNACEGTTTLFHTQYFDETAYLTQSGQLYSEATAAAFGKVYCFGPTFRAEKSKTRRHLMEFWMVEPEVAFAQLADMMELAEQFLAHIVEAVLRTRRAELKLLERDVAKLERVTAPFPRITYEEAIDTLQRKGLPAKSGDDFGADDETILSKEFDRPVIVHRYPAALKAFYMETDPQRPDLALCMDVLAPEGYGEIIGGGQRVDSHEKLLARLHEHHLPVDAFQWYLDLRRYGSVPHAGFGMGIERAVAWICGLEHVRETIPFPRMLYRLYP from the coding sequence ATGCCTGTGATTTACATCGAGGAGGCGTCCGCGCATGCCGGACAGGCTGTCACGATTCGCGGGTGGCTCCGCAGCCGACGCGATAAGGGGAAACTCCACTTCCTGATCCTGCGAGACGGGACCGGCGAGATACAGGCGGTCGTCAGTAAGGGCACGGTCGGCGAGGAGCAATTTGCGCGATCAGCGGAGCTCACACAAGAGTCAAGTGTTGTGGTGAGCGGCACGTTGCGACAGGATGCGCGCGCGCCAGGCGGCTATGAACTCGATGTGTCGGGTCTTGAGGTGTTGCAGGTTGCTGAACCGTTTCCGATCCAACCCAAAGAGCATGGTACGGGATTCTTGATGGAGCACCGTCATCTCTGGCTGCGCTCCAGTCGGCAACATGCGGTCTTGCGCATTCGGCATGAGATCATTCGCGCCTGCAGGAACTTCTTCGATGATCGGGGTTTCACGCTGGTCGATGCGCCGATTTTCACGCCCAATGCCTGCGAGGGGACGACGACCCTGTTCCACACACAGTATTTCGATGAGACCGCCTATTTGACGCAGAGCGGTCAGCTCTACAGCGAGGCCACGGCTGCCGCATTTGGAAAAGTGTATTGCTTTGGTCCGACATTTCGTGCGGAGAAATCCAAAACCCGTCGGCACTTAATGGAGTTTTGGATGGTGGAGCCGGAGGTCGCGTTTGCCCAGTTGGCGGATATGATGGAGTTGGCTGAACAATTTCTGGCTCATATTGTGGAAGCTGTGCTCAGGACGCGGCGCGCGGAGTTGAAGTTGCTGGAGCGTGATGTTGCAAAGCTGGAGCGGGTGACGGCGCCTTTTCCGCGCATCACATACGAGGAAGCCATTGATACTCTTCAGCGAAAAGGACTTCCGGCAAAGTCGGGAGACGATTTTGGTGCTGACGATGAAACGATCTTGTCGAAAGAGTTCGATCGTCCCGTGATCGTGCACCGGTATCCCGCGGCATTGAAAGCCTTCTATATGGAAACTGACCCGCAACGCCCTGATCTCGCGCTCTGCATGGATGTATTGGCTCCGGAAGGATACGGTGAAATCATCGGTGGCGGTCAGCGTGTCGATTCGCACGAGAAATTATTGGCGCGTCTCCATGAGCACCATCTGCCCGTTGACGCATTTCAATGGTATCTGGATCTTCGTCGATATGGTTCGGTTCCGCACGCCGGATTTGGAATGGGGATTGAGCGAGCAGTGGCCTGGATCTGCGGGCTCGAACACGTACGTGAGACCATCCCCTTCCCCAGAATGCTGTACCGGTTATACCCCTAG
- a CDS encoding peptidoglycan D,D-transpeptidase FtsI family protein — MTGAPFRGRRIVVACALVLAFVLVIVRLVNLQVMQAAALTVKADRQHQKNVTLEGARGTIYDRNSKVLAMNMDVPSVFGVPASLGNPVAAARNLSPILHVKATELEKKLKQERHFVWLARKLDPEQGRRLERLGLEGVGVVMEGRRFYPKGPLLSHVLGFAGMDDRGLEGVELRYEQYLRGEKRSVVLQRDALGRAVFPKGLNEEGAAAGHSLTLTVDEVIQYIAEKELDEAVSRANAKSGTLIAMDPKTGAVLAMAVSPRFDPNTVGALAPDRWRNRALTDTYEPGSTMKSVIAAAALEEKVMTPGSMIYGENGQFAIANTVIHDHERAGWMTFAQMIQKSSNIGAAKVGMALGEWRVYDYLKEFGFGDKTGIDLPGETAGLLRGPRQWGKRSLASISMGQEVGVTPLQMVTAVSAIANGGVLMKPYVVSEIRNAKGQLVAQTMPQAKRRVISADTARTLTTLLEGVVTGGTGGKAAIPGFRVAGKTGTAQKVDPRTGKYSSTLLVGSFLGYVPAEDPRLAMIVVIDEPRGEGWGGVVAAPVFRRVGEQVLNYLGVAVDEPVKLAMAAVES, encoded by the coding sequence GTGACTGGGGCTCCCTTTCGTGGGCGTCGGATCGTGGTGGCCTGCGCGCTCGTGCTGGCGTTTGTCCTCGTCATCGTTCGTCTGGTGAATTTGCAGGTGATGCAGGCTGCAGCATTGACGGTAAAGGCCGATCGGCAACATCAGAAGAACGTGACGTTGGAGGGCGCGCGCGGCACGATTTACGACCGAAACAGCAAGGTCCTGGCGATGAACATGGATGTCCCGTCCGTGTTCGGCGTGCCGGCCTCGCTCGGGAATCCCGTTGCGGCGGCGCGCAATCTCTCGCCGATTTTGCACGTGAAGGCGACGGAACTCGAAAAGAAGTTGAAGCAGGAACGGCATTTTGTCTGGCTGGCGAGAAAACTCGATCCGGAACAGGGCCGTCGGCTTGAGCGGCTGGGCCTTGAGGGGGTTGGGGTAGTGATGGAGGGGCGTCGCTTCTATCCCAAAGGGCCTCTGCTTTCCCATGTGCTGGGATTTGCGGGAATGGACGATCGCGGGTTGGAGGGAGTGGAGCTGCGCTACGAACAGTATCTTCGCGGCGAAAAGCGATCGGTGGTGCTGCAGCGTGATGCCTTGGGCCGGGCGGTGTTTCCTAAGGGCCTCAACGAGGAAGGCGCAGCGGCCGGGCATAGCCTGACCCTGACCGTCGACGAAGTCATTCAGTACATCGCTGAGAAAGAATTGGACGAGGCCGTGAGCCGGGCCAACGCCAAGTCGGGAACGCTGATCGCAATGGATCCCAAGACCGGCGCTGTGCTTGCGATGGCGGTGAGTCCACGGTTTGATCCGAATACGGTCGGCGCCTTGGCTCCTGACCGCTGGCGGAATCGCGCGTTGACCGACACCTACGAGCCCGGTTCCACCATGAAGAGCGTGATTGCCGCGGCGGCACTCGAAGAAAAGGTGATGACGCCAGGCAGCATGATTTACGGCGAGAACGGACAGTTCGCGATTGCCAACACGGTGATCCACGACCACGAACGGGCCGGGTGGATGACCTTCGCGCAGATGATCCAGAAGTCGAGCAATATCGGGGCGGCGAAAGTCGGTATGGCGCTGGGCGAGTGGCGAGTGTACGACTATTTGAAGGAATTCGGTTTTGGAGACAAGACCGGCATCGATTTGCCCGGCGAGACCGCCGGCCTGCTGCGAGGACCTCGGCAATGGGGAAAACGGTCGTTGGCGTCCATCTCTATGGGGCAGGAGGTCGGCGTCACTCCGCTGCAAATGGTGACGGCGGTCTCGGCGATCGCCAACGGCGGCGTGCTCATGAAGCCGTATGTGGTCTCTGAAATTCGCAACGCCAAGGGGCAATTGGTGGCGCAGACGATGCCGCAGGCGAAACGGCGAGTCATCTCGGCTGATACGGCCAGAACCTTGACGACGTTGCTCGAGGGTGTCGTGACCGGCGGGACCGGAGGAAAAGCGGCCATTCCCGGCTTTCGCGTGGCAGGCAAGACCGGAACGGCTCAAAAAGTTGATCCGCGCACCGGCAAGTACTCATCCACCCTGTTGGTCGGATCGTTTCTGGGTTACGTCCCTGCGGAAGATCCGCGATTGGCGATGATTGTCGTAATCGACGAGCCGCGCGGGGAAGGCTGGGGAGGCGTGGTGGCGGCGCCGGTGTTTCGGCGAGTGGGAGAGCAGGTGTTGAATTATCTCGGTGTCGCGGTGGATGAGCCGGTCAAGCTGGCTATGGCGGCTGTGGAATCCTG